One region of Parambassis ranga chromosome 12, fParRan2.1, whole genome shotgun sequence genomic DNA includes:
- the capslb gene encoding calcyphosine-like b isoform X1: protein MAGTSRHDREMAMNAKRQLSECSDPVERLRLQCLTRGSSGIKGLGRVFKIMDDNNNRSLDFKEFIKGLNDYGLLIEKDEAMSMFQHFDRDGSGTIDFDEFLITLRPPMSKARKEVIMEAFRKLDKTGDGVITIEDLQGVYNAKYHPKYQNGEWTEEQVFRTFLDSFDSPYDKDGKVTQEEFMNYYAGVSASIDTDVYFIVMMRNAWKL from the exons atGGCGGGCACATCGAGACATGACCGTGAGATGGCGATGAACGCCAAGCGCCAGCTGTCGGAGTGTTCGGACCCCGTGGAGCGGCTGCGGCTGCAGTGTCTGACCCGCGGCTCGTCTGGGATCAAAGGCCTGGGCAG AGTCTTTAAAATCATGGACGACAACAACAACCGCTCTCTGGACTTTAAGGAGTTCATCAAAGGGTTAAATGACTACGGGCTCCTGATTGAGAAGGATGAGGCCATGTCCATGTTTCAGCACTTTGACCGCGACGGGAGCGGGACCATCGACTTCGACGAGTTCCTCATCACTCTGAGG CCTCCAATGTCCAAGGCTCGGAAGGAGGTGATCATGGAGGCATTTCGGAAGCTGGACAAAACGGGCGACGGCGTGATCACCATCGAAGACCTGCAGGGGGTTTACAACGCCAAGTACCACCCCAAGTATCAGAACGGGGAGTGGACGGAGGAGCAGGTGTTCAGAACGTTCCTGGACAGCTTTGACTCTCCGTACGACAAAGatggaaag GTGACCCAGGAGGAGTTTATGAATTATTATGCGGGTGTGAGCGCCTCCATCGACACTGACGTCTACTTTATTGTGATGATGAGAAATGCCTGGAAACTCTGA
- the LOC114443395 gene encoding uncharacterized protein LOC114443395, with the protein MFAYETKAVVKNVGAREELIANDNLNHNMELLTLVRVTEGRFWQVPKIKVMDSTLRDLLEEEFSPEIEEQVLVEDFSTMMQRSGSGSVGGSDGNLAEGEISAKADMVDGLDQPVTMIRKKAKMNKVRRVKKSNVQDLDLSSRDKLAFVYQTVYNSGPVKLIRKAKKEGSVSASCQKMLSLLVKGSMKEETNLTVPEKSTFAFGLREIKLEDKCQDGTLKISSEPFIPKAGLERVFCDAITDSSPILEHVKEELEMKQVLLQPLAELPESTCCELLRTLRQLLEDGDALSQLEQTLDRCSDGASVRPQSQLVASFMDLLDASTALKDAAHLLVSAMDTLPDGAALLLTACSQETLTVLTQLVDSLKRRGEASLPESVPLDLQQDGALRWAAELLCSSHQMLSELSKQWNGPPEVLLEVLCLTVHGLSLMQPRGA; encoded by the exons ATGTTTGCATATGAAACCAAAGCGGTGGTTAAGAATGTCGGCGCTCGGGAAGAACTCATCGCCAACGACAACCTGAACCACAACATGGAGCTGCTGACGCTGGTCCGAGTCACCGAGGGGCGCTTCTGGCAGGTTCCGAAGATCAAGGTGATGGACTCCACCCTGCGCGACCTGTTGGAGGAGGAGTTCTCCCCGG AGATTGAGGAGCAGGTCCTGGTGGAGGACTTCAGCACGATGATGCAGCGCAGCGGCAGCGGCAGTGTGGGAGGAAGCGACGGTAACTTGGCTGAAGGTGAAATCTCTGCCAAAGCCGACATGGTGGACGGACTGGACCAGCCGGTAACCATGATAAGGAAGAAAGCCAAGATGAATAAAGTGAG GAGAGTAAAGAAGAGCAACGTGCAGGACCTGGACCTGAGCAGCAGGGACAAGCTGGCGTTTGTCTACCAGACAGTTTACAACAGCGGGCCCGTcaaactgatcaggaaggcCAAGAAGGAGGGCTCCGTCTCAGCGTCCTGTCAGAAAATGCTGAGTTTGTTAGTGAAG GGCAGCATGAAGGAGGAGACGAACTTGACCGTGCCAGAAAAATCCACCTTTGCTTTTGGTCTGAGGGAGATCAAGCTGGAGGACAAGTGTCAGGACGGGACTCTGA AGATCTCCTCTGAGCCCTTCATTCCTAAAGCTGGACTGG AACGGGTCTTCTGTGACGCCATCACAGACTCCAGTCCGATCCTGGAGCATGtgaaggaag aactGGAGATGAAGCAGGTTCTGCTGCAGCCGCTGGCAGAGCTTCCTGAGTCCACTTGCTGTGAGCTGCTGAGGACACTgagacagctgctggaggacgGAGACGCTCTGTCCCAGCTGGAGCAGACG CTGGATCGGTGCAGTGACGGAGCGTCAGTGCGTCCACAGTCACAGCTCGTCGCCTCCTTCATGGACCTCCTTGATGCCTCCACGGCTCTGAAAGACGCCGCCCACCTGCTGGTCAGCGCCATGGACA CTCTGCCAGACGGAGCGGCGCTGCTGCTGACCGCCTGCAGCCAGGAAACCCTGACAGTCCTCACCCAGCTG GTGGACAGTCTGAAGCGGCGTGGTGAGGCCAGCCTCCCAGAGTCGGTGCCCCTCGATCTGCAGCAGGACGGTGCGCTGCGCTGGGCAGCGGAGCTCCTCTGTTCCAGCCATCAGATGCTGAGCGAGCTGAGCAAGCAGTGGAACGGACCGCCAGAGGTTCTGCTGGAGGTTCTGTGTCTGACGGTGCATGGACTGAGCCTGATGCAGCCCAGAGGAGCCTGA
- the il7r gene encoding interleukin-7 receptor subunit alpha encodes MLIGWRLAVLLLATAAEAQSGDGDSDGEPRIRCTSDIMMSGSSLTCRLLEGGGGDDDDEDDDGIERMSVCYSDLADKSRIRCVEGSGDTVSSRHLLPLLDLNLTVHLKSGGNFSTAVSLEKIVRPRRPQVWNVTFDRENNQVVIYIRTPYHKDYLSVQNQEFQLHIFSARSDTTQNISSKDFLAVDIGHFQKHTEYHVRVRAIPQTFQGSWSAWSDTFSFFPPAGEEVPTTEDTQLPPYIRIVCLVSAVMMASSVVVVFWKKKIFSYMWPSIPHPKHTLVQICKPNKGLLLNLNPEVISALNVYPPQKTALEEPEPMIRPAAAADDQSSDPCSTQSSDCRSATSASTEELELSALLSRSSSDGEDSLQSATPSPVNVPRVMERPQTPPAEPPVRGNEAKAPGISPQEEAYVTMSSFYQLK; translated from the exons ATGCTGATCGGCTGGAGgctggctgtgctgctgctggcgaCTGCGGCTGAGGCTCAGAGCGGCGACGGAGACTCTGACGGCG AGCCCAGGATCCGCTGCACCTCTGACATCATGATGAGCGGAAGCAGTCTGACCTGTCGGCTGTTGGAAGGCGGAGGcggtgatgacgatgatgaagatgatgacggCATTGAGAGGATGAGCGTGTG TTACTCAGACCTGGCCGACAAGTCCAGGATCAGGTGTGTGGAAGGTTCCGGGGACACGGTCAGCTCCAGAcacctgctgcctctgctggatCTGAACCTGACTGTCCACTTGAAGAGCGGAGGAAACTTCTCGACAGCAGTCAGTCTGGAGAAAATAG TTCGGCCGAGGAGGCCGCAAGTGTGGAACGTCACCTTCGACCGGGAGAACAACCAGGTTGTGATTTACATTCGGACTCCGTACCACAAAGACTACCTGAGCGTACAAAACCAGGAGTTCCAGCTGCACATCTTCTCTGCAAGGAGCGACACG ACCCAAAACATCTCATCCAAGGACTTCCTGGCCGTTGACATAGGACACTTCCAGAAACACACTGAGTATCATGTGAGAGTGCGAGCGATCCCGCAGACCTTTCAGGGCAGCTGGAGCGCGTGGAGCGACACCTTCAGCTTCTTTCCTCCTGCTG GAGAAGAAGTCCCAACCACAGAGGACACGCAGCTGCCGCCGTACATCCGGATCGTGTGTCTTGTGTCTGCAGTGATGATGGCTTCCAGCGTGGTTGTCgtcttctggaaaaaaaa AATATTCAGCTACATGTGGCCGAGCATCCCGCATCCCAAACACACTCTGGTGCAGATCTGCAAGCCTAATAAA GGTCTCTTACTGAACTTGAACCCAGAGGTGATCAGCGCTCTGAACGTCTACCCGCCACAGAAAACCGCCCTCGAGGAACCCGAGCCGATGatcagacctgctgctgctgccgacGATCAGTCGAGCGATCCCTGCTCCACCCAGAGCTCCGACTGCAGGAGCGCCACCAGCGCCAGCACTGAGGAGCTGGAGCTGTCCGCCCTGCTGAGCAGGAGCTCCTCTGATGGCGAGGACAGTCTCCAGAGCGCCACTCCATCCCCTGTCAACGTCCCACGGGTCATGGAGAGACCTCAAACGCCTCCTGCTGAACCACCCGTCAGAGGAAATGAGGCTAAGGCGCCTGGAATAAGTCCACAGGAGGAGGCCTACGTCACCATGTCCAGCTTCTATCAGCTCAAGTAG
- the capslb gene encoding calcyphosine-like b isoform X2: protein MAGTSRHDREMAMNAKRQLSECSDPVERLRLQCLTRGSSGIKGLGRVFKIMDDNNNRSLDFKEFIKGLNDYGLLIEKDEAMSMFQHFDRDGSGTIDFDEFLITLRPPMSKARKEVIMEAFRKLDKTGDGVITIEDLQGVYNAKYHPKYQNGEWTEEQVFRTFLDSFDSPYDKDGKVTKEEFVNYYCGVSASIDSDVYFILMMRNAWKL, encoded by the exons atGGCGGGCACATCGAGACATGACCGTGAGATGGCGATGAACGCCAAGCGCCAGCTGTCGGAGTGTTCGGACCCCGTGGAGCGGCTGCGGCTGCAGTGTCTGACCCGCGGCTCGTCTGGGATCAAAGGCCTGGGCAG AGTCTTTAAAATCATGGACGACAACAACAACCGCTCTCTGGACTTTAAGGAGTTCATCAAAGGGTTAAATGACTACGGGCTCCTGATTGAGAAGGATGAGGCCATGTCCATGTTTCAGCACTTTGACCGCGACGGGAGCGGGACCATCGACTTCGACGAGTTCCTCATCACTCTGAGG CCTCCAATGTCCAAGGCTCGGAAGGAGGTGATCATGGAGGCATTTCGGAAGCTGGACAAAACGGGCGACGGCGTGATCACCATCGAAGACCTGCAGGGGGTTTACAACGCCAAGTACCACCCCAAGTATCAGAACGGGGAGTGGACGGAGGAGCAGGTGTTCAGAACGTTCCTGGACAGCTTTGACTCTCCGTACGACAAAGatggaaag GTGACCAAGGAGGAGTTTGTGAACTATTACTGCGGCGTCAGCGCCTCCATCGACAGCGACGTCTACTTTATCCTCATGATGAGAAACGCCTGGAAGCTCTGA